One Actinomadura viridis genomic region harbors:
- a CDS encoding VOC family protein — protein MALRLVQVNFKARDDAALGRFWAEALGWGVSSEGPGVTNVEPVGFTWPDPAAVCVDVVTVPDPETVKYRVHLDLATASAAHQAELVARLKDLGATPADVGQGDVPWTVMADPEGNVFCVLEPREIYRDTGPIAAVVVDCSDARAMARFWGEAMDWTLHEVADEHAVLRSSKGVGPYLEFLRTPVKTVWTRVHLDLMPYPGVDQAAEVARLGALGATDADVGQGDVPWRCLADPEGNEFCVLTPG, from the coding sequence ATGGCGCTGCGACTCGTTCAGGTGAATTTCAAGGCTCGGGATGACGCAGCCCTCGGCCGGTTCTGGGCGGAGGCCCTCGGCTGGGGTGTTTCCAGCGAGGGACCCGGTGTGACCAACGTCGAACCCGTGGGCTTCACCTGGCCGGATCCCGCCGCCGTCTGCGTCGATGTCGTCACCGTCCCGGACCCCGAAACGGTGAAGTACCGCGTGCACCTCGATCTCGCCACCGCCTCGGCGGCCCATCAGGCGGAGCTGGTCGCGCGCCTGAAGGATCTCGGTGCGACGCCCGCGGACGTGGGCCAGGGCGACGTCCCGTGGACGGTGATGGCCGACCCGGAGGGCAACGTGTTCTGCGTGTTGGAGCCTCGGGAGATCTACCGGGACACCGGGCCGATCGCCGCGGTGGTGGTCGACTGTTCGGATGCGCGGGCCATGGCCCGGTTCTGGGGCGAGGCGATGGACTGGACCCTGCACGAGGTGGCCGATGAGCATGCGGTGCTGCGTTCGTCCAAGGGCGTCGGGCCGTATCTGGAGTTCCTTCGCACGCCCGTGAAAACCGTGTGGACCCGCGTCCATCTCGACCTGATGCCGTATCCCGGTGTCGATCAGGCGGCGGAGGTCGCCCGGCTAGGGGCGCTCGGTGCCACCGACGCCGACGTCGGCCAGGGCGATGTGCCGTGGAGGTGCCTCGCCGACCCGGAGGGCAACGAGTTCTGCGTCCTCACCCCGGGCTGA
- a CDS encoding ABC transporter substrate-binding protein encodes MNTPPSPPGPERTDGSSVQIGALVPLSPPGWVGAGRHLLAGLELAVREVNDAGGIAGRPLELVVRDTAADPQRAVAAVDELARLGVAALAGEYHSVVARAAAARADALGLPFLCSSAVLDALTEQPTERVARLAPAQSHGWRIYAEFLLGAGHNRIAVAAQPSVYWASGARILREHLAPRGGTVIELDMRALAPTAVCDELVAHRATALLLLVGIPEPAVSIVKSVRRDRRLADILIGAPAGQPEFAEWATLLGDDGAAIPFLRYLPERLSPLGARVGTALRERLAEAPSFIAFEGYDTVAVLAEVLRSHGADRARIAESWPRVAVEGTRGRIRFSRTPGISVRQWAWPPVQVVDRDPAEPDRFRILHAG; translated from the coding sequence ATGAATACGCCACCATCGCCGCCGGGACCGGAGCGGACCGACGGATCATCCGTCCAGATCGGCGCCCTCGTCCCGCTGTCTCCGCCTGGCTGGGTCGGGGCGGGCCGCCACCTGCTCGCTGGACTCGAGCTGGCCGTCCGCGAAGTCAATGACGCCGGCGGGATCGCCGGAAGGCCACTCGAGCTGGTGGTCCGGGACACCGCCGCTGATCCACAGAGGGCCGTGGCGGCCGTAGACGAATTGGCCCGCCTGGGCGTGGCCGCCTTGGCGGGGGAGTACCACAGCGTCGTCGCTCGCGCCGCCGCCGCCAGGGCCGACGCCCTCGGCCTGCCGTTCCTCTGCTCGTCAGCGGTCCTCGACGCGCTCACCGAACAGCCGACGGAGCGGGTCGCGCGCCTCGCCCCGGCGCAGTCCCACGGCTGGCGGATCTACGCGGAATTCCTCCTCGGCGCCGGCCACAACCGAATCGCCGTAGCAGCCCAGCCGAGTGTCTACTGGGCGTCCGGGGCCCGCATCCTGCGGGAACACCTCGCTCCACGCGGCGGCACCGTCATCGAACTCGACATGCGCGCACTCGCCCCCACGGCCGTGTGCGACGAACTCGTCGCCCATCGCGCGACGGCCCTCCTTCTTCTGGTCGGCATCCCGGAGCCGGCCGTGTCGATCGTCAAGTCCGTCCGCCGCGACCGGCGCCTGGCCGACATCCTGATCGGTGCTCCGGCCGGGCAACCGGAGTTCGCCGAATGGGCGACGCTGCTCGGCGACGACGGCGCCGCGATCCCGTTCCTGCGCTACCTGCCCGAGCGCCTCAGCCCGCTCGGCGCACGGGTCGGGACGGCCCTCCGCGAGCGGCTGGCCGAAGCGCCCTCTTTCATCGCCTTCGAGGGCTACGACACGGTCGCCGTCCTCGCCGAGGTGCTGCGTTCTCACGGCGCGGACCGGGCGCGCATCGCCGAATCCTGGCCACGGGTCGCGGTCGAAGGCACCCGCGGGCGGATCCGGTTCTCCCGGACGCCAGGCATCAGCGTCCGGCAATGGGCGTGGCCGCCGGTCCAGGTCGTCGATCGGGATCCGGCGGAACCTGATCGTTTCCGGATCCTTCACGCCGGCTGA
- a CDS encoding isopenicillin N synthase family dioxygenase, which translates to MDQESVTRVDGYVPVVDLSARHSAPGRVALAEAIDRACRTSGFFVIVGHGVPRELIDRMHTVTTAFFTLPDAEKDLAAHRPGFSGFRRSGGTTAQSLDRRTPPDLCESFGTHVTGELSDREREDLGDYWATWKLANLWPREPADFKDTWQEYTTVLHALAADLLRLCARALGLDEEHFDDSFDRHVSSLVANYYYPQVDAPLPGQLRRGAHTDFGGLTILYQQDDSGGLQVLQGQDAWRDVHAVPGSFVINIGDLMALWTGGRWVSTMHRVVNPDRTDASSRLSIPFFFQPNHDAIVEPLPLASVPDGQRHETVIAGEWMAMKTQKLFAPVPSQ; encoded by the coding sequence ATGGATCAGGAATCGGTCACCAGGGTCGACGGGTACGTGCCGGTCGTCGACCTCTCCGCCAGACACAGCGCGCCGGGCCGCGTCGCACTGGCCGAGGCGATCGACAGGGCGTGCCGGACCTCAGGCTTCTTTGTCATCGTTGGTCACGGCGTTCCACGCGAGCTCATCGACCGCATGCACACGGTCACCACCGCATTCTTCACGCTGCCCGACGCGGAGAAGGACCTGGCCGCCCACCGGCCCGGGTTCTCCGGATTCCGCCGGTCCGGCGGCACCACCGCCCAGAGCCTGGACCGCCGGACGCCACCCGACCTGTGCGAATCGTTCGGCACGCACGTCACGGGAGAACTCAGCGACCGGGAACGCGAGGACCTCGGCGACTACTGGGCGACGTGGAAACTGGCCAACCTGTGGCCGCGTGAACCGGCCGACTTCAAGGACACCTGGCAGGAGTACACGACCGTGCTCCACGCGCTGGCCGCCGATCTGCTGCGGCTGTGCGCCCGCGCGCTCGGGCTCGACGAAGAGCACTTCGACGACAGCTTCGACCGGCACGTCTCCTCACTCGTCGCCAACTACTACTACCCGCAAGTGGACGCGCCGCTGCCGGGCCAGCTCCGCAGGGGCGCCCACACCGACTTCGGCGGGCTGACCATCCTGTACCAGCAGGACGACTCCGGAGGGCTCCAGGTTTTGCAGGGCCAGGACGCCTGGCGGGACGTCCACGCCGTCCCCGGGAGCTTCGTGATCAATATCGGTGACCTGATGGCGCTGTGGACCGGCGGACGGTGGGTCTCGACCATGCACCGGGTGGTCAACCCCGACCGAACGGACGCCTCCTCGCGGCTTTCCATCCCCTTCTTCTTCCAGCCCAACCACGACGCCATTGTGGAGCCGCTGCCGCTCGCCTCCGTGCCTGACGGGCAACGACACGAAACCGTCATCGCCGGAGAGTGGATGGCCATGAAAACACAAAAGTTGTTCGCCCCTGTCCCGTCTCAATGA
- a CDS encoding sensor histidine kinase produces the protein MRDRAFSCSAYLLGTLATAVATAVALPVLLAPPAARRWADWHRQRAGRLLGVQDGGRPTGRRGLAWALAHVAAGFPLGLAALMCLGNILVAAVASPLWWAFPPDARPTLFSVLDLHVGDWATALVGGSVQIAVLGAAAWWVLPALARLHARLCLAVLTPSARERLTERVDVLTRSRVGVVDAHGAELQRIERDLHDGTQARLVAIAMQVGLARESLAGDPDTVATLLQQAHETAEEAMAELRTVLQTIYPPILADRGLDGALAALAARSSVPVHIELADLGTLPAAVEAVAYYVIAEALTNVTKHAAATRAALRVARAGDVLSIEVTDDGRGGADEARGTGIAGIRRRVAALDGAVRLDSPPGGPTTLAVRMPCA, from the coding sequence ATGCGTGACCGTGCGTTCTCCTGCTCGGCCTACCTGCTGGGCACGCTGGCCACCGCCGTGGCCACGGCGGTCGCGCTGCCGGTACTGCTCGCGCCGCCCGCCGCACGGCGCTGGGCGGACTGGCACCGTCAGCGGGCCGGCAGGCTGCTCGGCGTTCAGGACGGCGGGCGGCCGACCGGGCGGCGAGGTCTCGCCTGGGCGCTCGCGCACGTCGCCGCCGGGTTCCCGCTCGGGCTGGCCGCCCTGATGTGCCTGGGCAACATCCTGGTCGCCGCGGTCGCGTCGCCGTTGTGGTGGGCGTTTCCCCCCGACGCTCGTCCCACCCTGTTCTCCGTTCTGGACCTCCACGTGGGCGATTGGGCGACCGCGCTGGTCGGGGGCTCCGTTCAGATCGCCGTCCTCGGTGCGGCGGCCTGGTGGGTGCTCCCGGCGCTGGCGCGGCTCCACGCGCGGCTGTGCCTGGCGGTGCTCACGCCGTCGGCCCGCGAGCGGCTCACCGAACGGGTCGACGTGCTGACCAGGAGCCGGGTGGGGGTGGTCGACGCCCATGGCGCGGAGCTCCAGCGGATCGAACGCGATCTGCACGACGGGACGCAGGCGCGCCTGGTGGCCATCGCCATGCAGGTGGGCCTCGCGCGGGAGTCGCTCGCCGGCGACCCGGACACGGTGGCGACGCTGCTCCAGCAGGCGCACGAGACGGCGGAGGAGGCGATGGCCGAGCTCCGCACCGTGCTCCAGACGATCTACCCGCCGATCCTCGCCGACCGCGGGCTCGACGGGGCGCTGGCGGCGCTGGCCGCCCGGTCGAGCGTGCCGGTCCACATCGAGCTCGCCGATCTGGGCACGCTTCCGGCGGCCGTGGAGGCGGTGGCGTACTACGTGATCGCCGAGGCGCTGACGAACGTGACCAAGCACGCCGCCGCCACGCGGGCCGCCCTCCGGGTCGCGCGCGCCGGCGACGTGCTGTCCATCGAGGTCACCGACGACGGAAGGGGCGGCGCCGACGAGGCGCGCGGCACCGGGATCGCCGGGATCCGCCGGCGGGTCGCCGCCCTGGACGGCGCCGTCCGCCTCGACAGCCCGCCGGGCGGCCCCACCACGCTCGCCGTCCGGATGCCGTGCGCATAG
- a CDS encoding response regulator transcription factor yields the protein MRVVIAEDNVLLSSGLELLLAAKGCEVVAVVGDGEAFLDAVAEQRPDIAIVDVRLPPSFRDEGIHAALRARREHGALPILVLSQYVERDYAGELLSDGRGGIGYLLKDRIGRVAEFVDALRRVAAGGTAMDPEVVAQLLARRAGDPLDTLTPRERESLALMAQGHDNATIAERMRISDNAVHKHIGNIFAKLGLAPDESGHRRVRAVLAYLDGAPREAGPGPGRRDPR from the coding sequence GTGCGGGTCGTGATCGCCGAGGACAACGTCCTGCTGTCCAGCGGCCTGGAACTGCTGCTGGCGGCGAAGGGCTGCGAGGTCGTGGCGGTCGTCGGCGACGGCGAGGCGTTCCTCGACGCCGTCGCCGAGCAGCGCCCCGACATCGCCATCGTGGACGTGCGGCTGCCGCCGTCGTTCCGCGACGAGGGAATCCACGCCGCGCTGCGGGCCCGCCGCGAACACGGCGCGCTGCCGATCCTGGTGCTGTCGCAGTACGTCGAGCGTGATTACGCCGGCGAGCTCCTCTCCGACGGCCGCGGAGGCATCGGCTACCTCCTCAAGGACCGCATCGGCCGGGTGGCCGAATTCGTCGACGCCCTACGCCGCGTCGCGGCCGGCGGCACCGCCATGGACCCCGAAGTGGTCGCCCAGCTCCTCGCGCGCCGCGCCGGCGACCCCCTGGACACCCTCACGCCCCGCGAGCGAGAGTCGCTCGCCCTCATGGCGCAGGGCCACGACAACGCCACCATCGCCGAGCGGATGCGCATCTCCGACAACGCCGTCCACAAGCACATCGGCAACATCTTCGCCAAGCTCGGCCTGGCACCGGACGAGTCCGGCCACCGCCGCGTGCGGGCAGTGCTCGCCTACCTGGACGGCGCACCTCGGGAGGCCGGGCCGGGCCCCGGGCGCAGGGACCCGCGCTGA
- a CDS encoding nuclear transport factor 2 family protein, producing the protein MRTLAGTDPKQFIADFFMSFHEELVQSDEDPALIFDRYHAPDIVQVADGHRMDRDKLIAHTRPIRKTRPSNRTEVHEAIANGDRIAARYTLHVQRRGKYLAIEVCFFGRFAADGRMREAHMLTRTVPAAGPDQAAPAASGGRDASA; encoded by the coding sequence ATGCGCACACTCGCCGGCACCGACCCGAAGCAGTTCATCGCCGACTTTTTCATGTCCTTCCACGAGGAATTGGTGCAGAGCGACGAGGATCCGGCGCTGATCTTCGACAGGTACCACGCCCCGGACATCGTCCAGGTCGCCGACGGACACCGGATGGACCGCGACAAGCTCATCGCGCACACCCGCCCGATACGCAAGACCCGGCCCAGCAACCGGACAGAGGTGCACGAGGCCATCGCCAACGGGGACCGGATCGCCGCCCGCTACACCTTGCACGTCCAGCGGCGTGGCAAGTACCTGGCGATCGAGGTCTGTTTCTTCGGGCGGTTCGCCGCCGACGGGCGGATGCGCGAAGCGCACATGCTCACCCGGACCGTCCCTGCCGCCGGCCCGGACCAGGCGGCGCCCGCCGCATCCGGCGGAAGGGACGCATCGGCATGA
- a CDS encoding MFS transporter, whose amino-acid sequence MSVAQLLVVLDGTIVNIALPSAQHALGMSDGNRQWAVTAYALAFGGLLLIGGSISSVLGHRRAFLVGLVGFAAASALGGAAVDPVMLFGARALQGVSAALLAPAGLSLLTTTFTDVGDRGRAFGVFAAVGAAGSAVGLIAGGLLTEYASWRWCLYVNVPVVLLAVGGVAAVPPDRPVGDRGRLDVAGALLSLAGFATVVYAFTRAEPLGWRSPEVLALLACGLLLLAVFVAVERRASHPLLPMRVLLNRLRAGAFLAITLMFVAMFGFYLFMSYYTQTVLGYSPVQAGLTLIINALAVLAGSMLIAGRLHGRVPPVALIVPGLVAAAAGMLLLTRLTADTADVLAFYLVPALVLTGLGLGCVMPPTASLATAGTQGHDIGAASAAYNASQQLGAALGTALLNTLAASAGAAFLSTHPSALPNTAVVHGYTVALTVAFAILVVAACLTAPLLIARGRREDLPSRPVPTSSKQL is encoded by the coding sequence GTGAGCGTCGCACAGCTTCTGGTGGTGCTGGACGGCACGATCGTGAACATCGCGCTGCCATCGGCACAGCACGCACTCGGCATGTCGGACGGGAACCGGCAATGGGCGGTCACCGCCTACGCATTGGCCTTCGGCGGGCTGCTGCTGATCGGCGGCAGCATCAGCAGCGTGCTCGGGCACCGGCGCGCGTTCCTGGTCGGGCTCGTGGGCTTTGCCGCCGCGTCCGCGCTGGGTGGTGCGGCGGTGGACCCGGTGATGCTGTTCGGTGCGCGGGCGCTGCAGGGGGTGTCCGCCGCGCTACTCGCGCCAGCAGGGCTCTCGCTGCTCACCACGACCTTTACCGACGTCGGCGATCGCGGCCGGGCGTTCGGGGTGTTCGCCGCGGTCGGCGCGGCGGGCTCGGCGGTCGGGCTGATCGCCGGTGGTCTGCTGACCGAGTACGCCAGTTGGCGATGGTGCCTGTACGTCAACGTGCCCGTCGTGCTGCTCGCCGTCGGCGGAGTGGCGGCGGTGCCGCCCGACCGGCCGGTCGGTGACCGCGGACGGCTGGACGTCGCCGGCGCGCTGCTCAGCCTCGCCGGATTCGCGACGGTGGTCTACGCGTTCACCCGGGCCGAACCGCTCGGCTGGAGGTCGCCCGAGGTGCTGGCGTTGCTGGCCTGCGGGCTGCTGCTGCTGGCGGTGTTCGTCGCCGTCGAGCGCCGCGCCTCTCATCCGCTGCTGCCGATGCGGGTGCTGCTGAATCGCCTCCGCGCCGGGGCGTTCCTGGCCATCACGCTGATGTTCGTCGCGATGTTCGGGTTCTACCTGTTCATGAGCTACTACACCCAGACGGTGCTTGGCTACTCGCCCGTCCAGGCCGGGCTCACGCTGATCATCAACGCGCTCGCGGTACTGGCCGGGTCCATGCTCATCGCCGGAAGGCTGCACGGCCGCGTCCCGCCCGTGGCCCTGATCGTGCCGGGCCTGGTCGCCGCCGCGGCCGGGATGCTGCTCCTGACGCGTCTGACGGCCGACACCGCCGACGTTCTCGCCTTCTACCTGGTCCCCGCGCTGGTGCTCACCGGGCTCGGGCTCGGCTGCGTCATGCCCCCGACCGCCAGCCTCGCCACTGCGGGCACGCAGGGGCACGACATCGGAGCCGCCTCCGCCGCCTACAACGCCTCACAGCAGCTGGGCGCTGCCCTGGGCACCGCCCTGCTCAACACCCTGGCGGCCAGTGCCGGCGCGGCCTTCCTCTCCACCCATCCGAGCGCACTGCCGAACACGGCCGTCGTGCACGGCTACACCGTCGCCCTGACGGTCGCATTCGCCATCCTGGTGGTGGCCGCGTGCCTCACCGCCCCACTGCTCATCGCGCGAGGCAGGCGGGAGGACCTGCCGTCGCGCCCTGTGCCCACCTCTTCGAAACAACTCTGA
- a CDS encoding DUF1062 domain-containing protein gives MLPWVVRRTRLPLLSSRCVACRSESATTGEGRFRVNANGKLLDVWLLVRCVSCDRTSKLTVHERAPVRSFDPAELHGYRVNDPDLVASRLLDPLLARRNRFTLDWTGAWRLDTPSEWVDEAWPVQVEVLFEDPVPVRPERLIAQGLGLSRNEVLRRIKCDIPLRRPTSAGFTFTVMARD, from the coding sequence GTGCTGCCCTGGGTCGTTCGTCGGACCAGGCTGCCTCTGCTGTCGTCGCGGTGCGTGGCCTGCCGGTCGGAGTCGGCCACCACCGGTGAGGGCAGGTTCCGCGTCAACGCCAACGGCAAACTGCTCGACGTGTGGCTGCTGGTCCGCTGCGTATCCTGCGACCGGACGAGCAAGCTCACCGTGCACGAGCGAGCGCCGGTCAGATCCTTCGATCCCGCCGAACTCCACGGCTACCGCGTCAACGATCCGGATCTGGTGGCGTCCAGGCTGCTCGATCCGCTGCTCGCCCGGCGCAACCGCTTCACCCTGGACTGGACGGGGGCCTGGCGGCTGGACACCCCGTCGGAATGGGTCGACGAGGCGTGGCCGGTGCAGGTGGAGGTCCTCTTCGAGGATCCGGTGCCGGTGCGTCCCGAACGACTTATCGCGCAAGGGCTCGGCCTCAGCAGGAACGAGGTGCTGCGCCGGATCAAGTGCGACATTCCGCTGCGCCGTCCGACGAGCGCCGGATTCACCTTCACCGTGATGGCCAGGGACTAA
- a CDS encoding heavy-metal-associated domain-containing protein, with protein sequence MIESGYTVAGMTCGHCAAFVTEEIERIAGVTAVAVDVDTGRVAVTSNESLDTQDVRAAVEEAGYELTHANQ encoded by the coding sequence ATGATCGAGAGCGGTTACACGGTCGCCGGCATGACCTGCGGACACTGCGCCGCCTTCGTCACCGAGGAGATCGAACGCATCGCCGGCGTCACCGCCGTCGCGGTGGACGTCGACACCGGAAGGGTCGCGGTGACCAGCAACGAGAGCCTCGATACCCAGGACGTGCGCGCCGCCGTCGAAGAGGCCGGCTACGAACTCACGCACGCGAACCAGTAG
- a CDS encoding TetR/AcrR family transcriptional regulator, with amino-acid sequence MPSSPARHRRADARRSRAAILDAAVQILDARPDAGMETIAATAGVTRQTVYAHFPSREQLLLAVADRITEEVAAAIDATDPQAGPAADALLRLLDASAQTAHRYPALLQKISALPVSPQADHDRHSPITERIGQVIERGRQTGEFDDRLPLGWLVAATVKLAHSASEERQAGRMSSQEAEHALRTSVLRILGAAPEEDGSSRSR; translated from the coding sequence ATGCCCTCGTCCCCGGCCCGCCACCGTCGCGCCGACGCCCGCCGCAGCAGGGCCGCCATCCTGGACGCCGCCGTCCAGATCCTCGACGCCCGGCCCGACGCCGGAATGGAAACGATCGCCGCGACCGCCGGTGTCACCCGCCAGACCGTCTACGCCCACTTCCCCTCGCGAGAGCAGTTGCTGCTGGCCGTCGCCGACCGGATCACCGAGGAGGTCGCCGCCGCCATCGACGCCACCGACCCCCAGGCCGGACCGGCCGCTGACGCCCTGCTGCGCCTGCTCGACGCCAGCGCTCAGACAGCTCACCGCTACCCCGCACTGCTGCAGAAGATCAGCGCACTGCCGGTCAGCCCGCAAGCCGACCACGACCGGCATTCGCCCATCACCGAGCGGATCGGTCAGGTGATCGAGCGCGGCCGGCAGACCGGAGAGTTCGACGACCGGCTCCCGCTCGGCTGGCTGGTCGCCGCCACCGTGAAGCTCGCCCACAGCGCGAGCGAGGAACGGCAAGCCGGCCGGATGTCCAGCCAGGAAGCGGAACACGCGCTTCGCACCAGCGTGCTCCGCATTCTCGGTGCGGCCCCAGAAGAAGACGGCTCATCTCGCTCTCGGTGA
- a CDS encoding alpha/beta hydrolase, whose amino-acid sequence MKPTFARTGGLLVPALALNALSAAVAPPARADGGPPSPLDWKPCAQGPDDTLGRDLDQAGARCAELTVPLDHSRPGGRTIKLALSRLPATDRANRIGTMVLNNGGPGESTLGMPLQARAAMKGVGARYDLIGLDPRFVGRSTPLDCGWPIGLWLRSAGPTRARFDHQVAVQRDLAERCARRHADVLPYANTRDTARDIDLVRRVLGERRISFLGYSYGGYLGAVYTQMFPGRTDRVVLDSAGDPDRWGPRATQGTEDEAERALRGWAAWAAERHGTYGLGATPARVLATVNAIVAAAEERPLRVGPYEVDEQAVPYILSAGSGNDRPVARAEFASVVRTLNEAAHGRPADPGPGLDGLLTFVLTSAGSPLAGPAAAITCGDRAAPRDPDTYWNDIQRSRARHPLFGPLKNNIWPCAFWPNRPRERPTSIGNPTPALIVSATGDTATTYEGGKAMHRALTGSRLLTLRGTTAHGIYGEYGNTCVDAKVNAYLATGILPAADPVCHP is encoded by the coding sequence ATGAAACCGACATTCGCGCGGACGGGCGGACTCCTGGTTCCGGCCCTCGCCCTGAACGCTCTGTCCGCCGCCGTCGCGCCCCCGGCCAGGGCCGACGGCGGCCCACCCTCGCCGCTCGACTGGAAACCCTGCGCGCAGGGCCCCGACGACACCCTCGGCAGGGATCTCGACCAGGCGGGCGCACGGTGCGCGGAGCTCACCGTCCCGCTCGACCATTCCAGGCCCGGCGGCCGTACGATCAAGCTTGCGCTGTCCCGCCTCCCCGCCACCGACCGCGCAAACCGCATCGGCACCATGGTCCTCAACAACGGCGGCCCCGGCGAGAGCACGCTGGGCATGCCGCTGCAGGCGCGCGCGGCCATGAAGGGCGTCGGCGCCCGTTACGACCTCATCGGCCTTGACCCGCGCTTCGTCGGGCGCAGCACGCCGCTCGACTGCGGCTGGCCCATCGGCCTGTGGCTCCGTTCGGCCGGCCCGACCCGCGCCCGGTTCGATCACCAGGTGGCGGTGCAGCGCGACCTGGCCGAGCGCTGCGCCCGGCGCCACGCCGATGTGCTCCCGTACGCCAACACGCGCGACACGGCCCGCGACATCGACCTCGTGCGCCGCGTCCTCGGGGAGCGCCGGATCTCCTTCCTCGGCTACTCCTACGGCGGCTACCTGGGGGCGGTCTACACCCAGATGTTCCCCGGCCGCACCGACCGCGTCGTCCTGGACAGCGCGGGCGACCCGGACAGGTGGGGCCCCAGGGCGACGCAGGGCACCGAAGATGAGGCGGAACGCGCGCTGCGCGGCTGGGCGGCCTGGGCCGCCGAACGTCACGGCACCTATGGCCTCGGCGCCACCCCCGCCCGCGTGCTCGCCACCGTGAACGCGATCGTCGCCGCCGCGGAGGAGCGCCCGCTGCGCGTCGGTCCCTATGAGGTGGACGAGCAGGCGGTCCCCTACATCCTCTCCGCCGGCTCCGGCAACGACCGTCCCGTGGCCCGCGCGGAGTTCGCCTCCGTCGTCCGGACCCTGAACGAGGCCGCGCACGGCCGCCCGGCCGACCCCGGCCCCGGACTCGACGGACTCCTGACGTTCGTCCTGACCAGCGCCGGCTCCCCGCTCGCCGGCCCGGCGGCGGCGATCACCTGCGGCGACCGCGCCGCGCCACGCGACCCCGACACCTACTGGAACGACATCCAGCGCAGCCGCGCGCGGCACCCCCTCTTCGGCCCCCTCAAGAACAACATCTGGCCCTGCGCCTTCTGGCCGAACCGGCCACGCGAGCGCCCTACGAGCATCGGCAACCCCACCCCAGCGCTGATCGTGTCCGCCACCGGCGACACCGCCACCACCTACGAGGGCGGCAAGGCCATGCACCGGGCGCTGACCGGCTCCCGCCTGCTCACCCTGCGCGGCACCACCGCTCACGGGATCTACGGCGAATACGGCAACACCTGTGTGGACGCGAAGGTCAATGCCTACCTGGCCACCGGCATCCTCCCCGCCGCCGACCCGGTCTGCCATCCCTGA
- a CDS encoding tyrosine-type recombinase/integrase — MAAWLQAARTATTRQARLADTAAFLRWLAAAAPGVSLWTASEDVLVASEGTTPARPLAEATALLAGAEAIAATRPADAAAAALLISTGLRAAEVAALTAGRIADDSGHRVIRIRVKGGKTIALPLPPRVCALLEPLLAGRAPHEPLLQREDGRPFDRWRLTTALRRTARAAGVDPTGLTPHVLRATAATLLLDAGTPVELVQALLGHASPVTTKRYDRGTRRLDGHATYRLAGILAGGS, encoded by the coding sequence GTGGCGGCCTGGCTGCAGGCCGCCCGCACCGCCACCACCCGCCAAGCCCGCCTGGCCGACACCGCGGCGTTCCTGCGCTGGCTGGCAGCCGCCGCGCCCGGCGTGAGCCTATGGACCGCCTCCGAGGACGTGCTGGTCGCCAGCGAGGGCACCACCCCGGCCCGGCCCCTGGCCGAGGCCACCGCGCTGCTGGCCGGGGCCGAGGCGATCGCCGCCACCCGCCCCGCCGACGCCGCCGCGGCCGCGCTGCTGATCTCCACCGGGCTGCGCGCCGCCGAGGTCGCCGCCCTCACCGCCGGGCGGATCGCCGACGACTCCGGCCACCGCGTCATCCGGATCCGCGTCAAGGGCGGCAAGACCATCGCCCTGCCGCTGCCGCCCCGCGTCTGCGCGCTGCTGGAACCGCTGCTGGCCGGCCGCGCCCCGCACGAGCCGCTGCTACAGCGCGAGGACGGCAGGCCGTTCGACCGGTGGCGGCTGACCACCGCACTGCGCCGCACCGCCCGCGCCGCCGGCGTCGACCCCACGGGCCTGACCCCGCACGTGCTGCGCGCCACCGCCGCCACCCTGCTCCTGGACGCCGGCACCCCCGTCGAGCTGGTCCAGGCGCTGCTGGGGCACGCCTCCCCCGTCACCACCAAGCGCTACGACCGCGGCACCCGCCGCCTGGACGGCCACGCCACCTACCGCCTGGCCGGGATCCTCGCCGGAGGCTCCTGA